The sequence AAAACATACCAGACAGTTACGGCTGAACATTTACTTTCGAGttcaatcactgaaggcctatattTCAATCTATTTGGCTGAATATTCTAGAGTAATGTTAAACCTTGGACGAAATAGGGTGTCATCCAAGTACTAACATGCATACTTTAACTTATCAAGTTTAACCTGGCGTTAGTGCCGGGCTGGAACAAATGTGTTCCCAGCCTGGGTCCCCAGAACCAAGATTTAAGACCACTGTTGTAAAATAAGAAACAACTGGGTCTACTTTTTAAAAACAATTGGATGTCTTACTTTTGGAGCTTCCTCAAGGTACTGCTTCCCGTTGGAAAACTGTGTCAAGAGCGCAAACTTGTTGTCTTGCAAAACATAAGTACCCTGTGTAGAAACAAGACACACCATGAATATTTGGGAGGAAGGCCATAGGTAGTGTGGTACATCAGCAGCTGTATTCCTAATCTAAAGGGCTTTATTTTTCAAACATGGGCACACCTGGTGGTTTGTCCTAAGGTTGTCAATTTGCTTTCTGAAGACATTTATCCAGAAGTCTTTACAGATGAATTTCATGACATCCAAGTCATCTTTGAAGCTGGGCGAATCTTTCGTAAACCTGGAGGGGGTCAGGAAAACACAAGGTTAGCCTACATATATTGCCATTTCAATCAGGTAAAGTGATACTAAAGTACTAAAGTACTTAAAGGTGGAACTTAGGTCAAACTGAAATACAGGGCATATGCAATagtgaaaactgttgtcctaccTTTCAATAAGCCCTTGTCCTACTCTGAAGCCCATGCCTTCCAGAGTGGACACACAAGTTGCCCTATCCTGTGTAGAAAACCCCCAAATAGCTAGATGTGACAACAATAGATTCAACAAACACACCTTTTGATGATGACCAAGCTTTCAAACAATGTTGAGTAGGTATGTCAGGTGGCTGTCTAATGACGTTACGAGCTTAACCTACCTTGTCCATCTCACCTCTCGAGGCTTGGTCTTTGTAAATATGGGACACCATCTCCATGTGGAGGAACTCAAAGAGTACGTCGTCGGCCATgtctgaaataaaataaaaatcttaaTACGAAAAGCTAGGCAACGTTCTCTACCTGACTGACAAACGTTTAAAACATGCAAGCTAAATGATCCTGGTACACTGGTGGAgaacatctagctagctaacgttagctagtgctTGAAACTGCGGCCAATGCTTTCTTCTGAATTCAAATATAATTTGCTATCTACGTGCAATAAATATGATCACATATTGCTAACTCATGTAAATCCAACAAATTACCTATTTTACAGCTCTGGTTTGAGTTACTTTCCGCTAAATTGCTCACGATGTAAACAAAGCGTTACTTCCTGACTACGGAACCTGCGAAGGAGGCACAACTTTGCTTAGGCGTGCCGAAGGACAAATAGCTGGATAACTGATTACAGGAGAAAATGCTAAACatttttctttattgttttgtttagaaGAAAAAACAATCAGACACTATGAATTGGTTAATAGGGTCACCAGCTAGGACAACAATGCAAATAGTTTGTTTCTTCATGCAGCTCACACCCTTCCCAGTTTATGGGAAATTCCCTTATTCATATTTTAAGACCGTCACATAATTTCAATGCATGTCCTTTTAATTTGACAGGTTATATGAGGACAGAGACATGTTCACAATAGGCGAGGTGATGCACATTTTCAGTCTGGGAACACATAAAACGTAAAAAGAAACACAATTCATGTTTTATTGAATATCTTCTCATTTTAGGCTACTTTTTGTTACAGCTTCAATGTTATGATAAAAGTATATTGGTATTCAGGGATCTGGTATCGCTTAGAGTTATTAGAGTATACTACAAAACAGTTTGGAGATCTTGGAGTGTCTGATGCTGAAAAAGGGCGCTCAAATAATTGTCCCGCAAAAAAAGCTTGCATTTGAAATAAATGTACATCATATTTTCCTTTTGAAGTAGGCCTACAATGTACATTGCAACATTCATTTCTAATTCCAAAATGGCTAAAGCTACTGATGAGATTTGCGATTCATAAATAAAACCAGTCCTTCCATTACAGTGAATGTTTAATTCTTCACTTAAAAAATACAATAGTATCAATGACATTTTCAGACACGTTTCAGTCCATAAATAAGACTATCATCACAAGTATGCCTCTTTTTATTGTACTCATTTGGATTAGGTTTAATGTCAAGGTGCATCACATACATTACACTAAATAACTCAATATCAATGGACTTGATACAAGTTCTGATTGAAGCTGGAAGTCATGTATTAAAATGACTTTTGGAGAGAGGTGGAAAATTGTCTTAGTCGCAGTGaggtcaaaaatgtgattttccggtgttttatatatattttcacactatgaggttggtataatactgtgaaattgtgaaaatcatGATAATGCTTTtaatgtaagagctgtttgaaaagactgcctgaaattagcCATGTTGACAGCGTTCCCCAACCCCTCCCCGTTTTCGACTAGTCGTTCATTACAGCATCATTTTCATTCAATTGAATGTTCCAGAACGTAAAAATGTACTGAACGAAGCACaaattccaaacctctctgccaataacagctaattttcagttttcccctccccattcagaccactcccagacagtccaagctaaattcttgcttaagACAGGTAACAAATTACAAGCAAAACATGCCATATTGCAGTACTGCCAAGATGTAGTAATACAATTCCAAGACACAAATTAAGTGATGGATGATGTTGGAAGATTCTCTTGTCAGATTGCAAATGTAGACTTCATTACCATATTGCACTTACACACTATAGTACCTCTCATCTTCAGCGAAGCTAAAGCAAAGTAAAACACATTCACTGGCCTAAATTAAAGCAGCCATGTGTATCCACGACTATGCAAACAGCTGTGCAAATGGAGTTCTACAAAGTCCATGTTTAAAACAAGTCTTCAATGTAGAAATTAAGTTACCAAAATATCCAATATGTTTAGGAAAGGGAACATTTAGAAAAGAGGAGAAATTTGGATAAATCCTTTGCTTGACCAGCTTCCACATAAATGTGTATGAGTTAAGAAAACATACATTTAAACATAATTTGGGGAATCTAGCAAGTTTCAGTGGATGATTGCTGGCGAATTGGAATCTCTCTTCTTGACTAGAATAAATAAACCTCTGCGCTAAGATTTGTCAAAATTCTCTAGATTGTAGACTTTAAAATATATCTGATTAAAACATCAGATTATTCACTTTTGTACATTAAAACATTTGGACATGACAAAATTAAACTGAAGAGAGAAGTTGGAATACATTCTCAAAATGGCAAGTCCCTCATAAATGTAAGCAGCCAtatttttttattcaacactcttagaaaaaaaaggttatATCTAGAACCTGAAACAATTCTTCGGCTGtgcccataggataaccctttgaagaaccctttttggtttcaagtagaaccctttttaggttccatgtagaacccttttcacagagggttctacatggaacacaaatgtgttttacctgcaaccaaaaaggatTCCGCCTGGATCctaaaagggttttcctatggggacaaattaagtacccttttggaacccttttttctaagagtgtatgctcTCTTCTGTCAGAATGAAGCTTCAAGAGCACTCAGTTGTGCTGGCACTTGTTTGAGAGTCCGTTAAGCAAAACACCTTTCTGTGGGGAAGTGGGAAGCTGCTCTGAGGGGGATGGTCCTTGAGGTTCAGGACGCCCATGGTCTGAGGGCTGAGGGTTGGATGTGTCACTAGTTGAGTTCCCATCCCTGGAGGGTGATTCTTTGTGGACCTCCAACAGAGAGACTGTCCAGGAGGGAGATGTAGGCTGTGAGGGGTAGGCCTTGCATGAGCACGGCTGGTGTCCTTGGGTTTGGACCTGTTCCACTCCTCTCAAGATGCGCACCAGGGAGTTGTGGACCTGCTGGCTGATAGGAGTGTTACTGTCATCGGGTTCGGTCTTGACCTGGCGGCCTGTGGAGAAGTTGGagagctgctccaggacctctatcTGTCGGTCCATCATACCCAGCATGCTGCAGTGGAAGGCCCTTTGCTCAGCGAGCTGTTCCCCTAGCTGATGGTTCAGGATGGTGAGCTGCTGGAGGATCAGGGTGCTGGTGTCCTCACAAGTGCCTGTGGAGAAATGAACAGCAGGACAACTTGTATTTGTTTTTGGTTATCGCTGTAATGTCTATTATCCACAGCTTTAAACAATTGATAAATACAAAGTAAAATTCCAACAGATGAATAACATGATATTAGTTAAAAAGAACACATTAATTACATAGAATATAGATGGTCATGTAGCCACTCAATTATAAAAGCACTCACCAGTTTGTTCTTCTGGACTGCAGCCAGTGGGGTCCCTAGCTCCCTCACCATCATGTAAAGAGGGTACTGAATGTGGCTCACTCTTCACTGGGTAAAGATACTCTCCAGACAGACCCAAAGTCATTATCTCGTCTGACTTCAAGGCCCAGCCCGGAGTGCTGACGTTGGCCTCTATTGGGATGGCATTAGTCTCGTCCCCTTCTCCCTCTAGAGCTGGAGCCAGGCTGTCCTGCCAAGGGGCCACAGATTCGGGCTGAGCAACATCACCTGAGTAGAAGAGTGAGCAGAGCAGGCCAACGCAAAGCATACACTTATTTACAATTATTTAATGTGAAATAATAAATGTATAATAATCCTAAAGCCAGAAAGTAGTACCATCAGTATGATCCTCCAGGTCTGAAGGGGTCAACACCACCATATTGTGTCCATCTGCAATGCCTTGCACTGGGGCCCCCACCCGGGCCCTCCTGGCCAGCATGCGGTCCAGCATACGAAAGTAACGGAACGACTCGATGGTGGCCAGGCGTGCAGAGGCGCTACGGTATCCTGCCATCTTGATCTTGCGGTACTTGTGCTTGAGGCTCTTCCAGCGGTTGCGTATCTGGTTGACAGTGAAGTGGATGTCCCGTTTGGCCAGGCTGTAGCGCAGGCGGCGGAAGTGTGAGTCATTGCGCTGACGCTTCTTATCCAGCTCATGCACCAGGTCCAGCTGCTCGATGAGGGCCAGCATGGCGAAGGTGTCCGACTCTGTCCACCACTTGTTGGGCCTCCTCTCACTCAGGTCCAtggtctctccctcccctcactgGGTGTACCTGCTCTGGTAGCAGCCCCCTGGGCTCCTCCTGGTTGGAAGTAGACAAGAACACATGGAAAAAGGTTGAAGTACTACAccataatgtaggctaatgtaatTTCTGTACATTAGAGGTAGACTGAGGGATAGCCGAATGATTATAATAAAATGGCCTGAAATAAATGTTAGACTTTCTACTGAAATAAAATGCTGTAGCAATATGCATCAAAGAGCAGCATTCAAGTTGCATTATAATAAGCTAGTATTCAAGACAGGAACACcagtgttgtttttttaaatcaaaggtatatgaaaccTCATTATGGAAGAATATATGAGTCACGACAGCATCCAAAATAGATACTGGATATAAATGACAGAAATACATTGTGACATAAACCAATCCAGAGATGTTCATTACAACATTCACACAAGAGTATTGTGACAGTTTCTTCTCCAGTCCATTTGAAGTTCACCCAACAACAAATCACGACGTTCCCACGTAAATTCCACTCAGATGAGACATGATGAGCTGAGTAACGTTAGTTTGTGGGCAATGTGAATTTATGCAGACATACAGGAACATAACGCTGTCTCTACAGCGACAATAAATACATATGCAATAGCCTTTCCCTTTTGGTACAGGGAAGAACTTAAAATAAAACTGATAGTGAAAATTACAGACAActacatcacacaccatacagtcagaGACTCATAACTAGTCATCAACAGTCTGACCACTGACAACCTAACCAGCTACCACTGGCTGCTGCCAGTGACCGTAGCTGGGTTGCAGTGGCCGTGACGGCGAATGCTGACGATGAAGAATGTAATTTCTTACAGAACACTGCGGCGATGTCTTAGTGCATCGGTCCTTTTTTTCATGCACAAACTATTGCTCTAATTTATTAACCATAAAATAGCGCttactgtaactgctacagattacACTTCATACCTTCATCACAAAATATTTTACGCTGCGTCGAGGAAGCTTGCTTGCGTCGCACGATCATATGGAGTTTGTTGACATCAATAGGCTTGTTCGACATTGCAGCCGACAGTGGAGGAGACTGCCGAATgattgatctacaaatcaccgTCTGTCATAAATAACGACTCATTGTTATTTGTAGATCAATCACTCATTCACCatttacccatgatacattaCGGTTTTGATGTTCTCGAACACGGCCAATGACTGCGTATGGCTGACGTTCCAAATGTCACATGTCGTTCGGTCTCTACTCTGATTGGTCAAGAATCGTACTGCATTCTCACGAGGGTTAGTCTTTGTGAGGAGTTGCACAGATACTTAGATCTACACATCATCTAAATGTTCAATTTAGTCGGATTTAACAGACATCTAGTTGTAATGATTAGCGAATTTGTGCAGTACTTAGTTTGGGTCAACCCTAGTGAGTGAGTGTTTTGACCGACTTCCGGGTGCTCATGTGATTCTTTTTTTGCAGGACTGGAGGTATGAATATttgttttacatacatttttcgaATAATAGCAGGCTAGCTATCTatattggcattgattaattgatTTAATGTAGATTGATTAACATAACAAGCCAAATAGTTACATTTGATAACATGATTAAACGGGGGGCGCATTTCAATGGTTATTATCTCgcacaaaaaaaatatttgggCTAGTGACCAAATTTGGGGGGAGGCACATTCCGATGGGCAGCCAGGCATCATTTGATGATGCAACAGTTCCATTAAACAATGCATACCATCAGAACATGCTTCACTGTTCCATTAAACTATGCCTCTCCATAAAATATGATATTTTCTACTGTTGGCGTTCACAATTATCTTGTGTATTTAGGTGGTGTGGTATGGCAAGTGACAAATACCAGATAGTAGTGCAAGGCGAGGCGTCAGAAACCGACTCAGATGATGAGGTATACATCACTTCCCTCTCTCCACATTCAACTGCCGGAGGGCAAAAGGTACCAGGGGAAGCATCTGAGACTGACAGCGAGGGGGAGGTTGAGAAAGTACTGAAATGTGTCATTCCTGCAAGCTCTGAAAACACACAAATATTACACAAGGACTTAACTCCCCTGCTTGTGAACAGAGATAACCCTGACATTCAGTCCGTGGTAGAGGAGTTGGTTGTGTCTAGGCCTGAACACAGTGGGCTCTACTACAACACTTTACTCCAGCTGAAATTACAAGAGAGCAATGCACGTCTGTGCACGGATGTGTCCCACACCATCAAACAGGTGTATGGTAATGCCACAAAGGAGATACGCATGGCCACAACCCACCTAAACAGCTCCCAGAACGGCATCATCAACGCCTCCCACAGCATCCGACTCATTATGGAGGACCTCAAGTCCGTCTCAGAGAAAATAGACATTATCACCAGCTGTTATCTACTCCCCGATAAttaccatcccctcctctcccactacCCCTATTCTTGGACAGTGATGTTCCTCATTCATTGTTTCATATGTATTATGTAAGCTAAACAATAGACTTGGAGTATCGTTATTTGTAAAAGGCACTTGCATTAGGTGAATAAATGATGCATGCCATTATACTATTACTGCTCTATGTTATTCAGATAGCTTATTCATTGTAGTTGGTCATAAAGGATGCTTATTGCTCTCGATCATACGTTCAAGTATTTAGCTGTTCACATTCACAACCACATGAGATGTCTTGTCAATCACTGTCTTTTCCAATGCACCAAACCTTGTGTAGGCCTAGTGCACAGCCCACTCTTGTGGTGTCAGCAAGGCACTGCAAGGGATGCGACCGCTGTGGTCATTTTTGCGTAGGCCTAGAGTTGAAGAAACTACAGAATCCCCATTTATTAACAAAATAATGACATCATTGAAATCTAGGTTATCATTGTGTGTTGCTGTATTCACATGTCAGTCATTGAACTGCAATAGGCCTCTTAGAGAACATTTGAAGGAAGAGttaaaacaatttaaatacaGTGTAATCTTTCCAAAGATATAAAAAGTGTTACAAAATGGAAGATAATTTTTTATCCAATGGGATTCCGGAGGGTTTGATTAGCCATTATTTTTGCAGTCACTGACATGTCGGGTAAGACTGAGCATTTGGCATGGCACCCAGGAAGTGCGAACTGAAAGCGATTCATTCTTCCAAGGTCGTCTGAAGGGCATGTCTGATCTCACTAGGGCTGGGCGGTACaccgtattttactatataccggtttgggtttttactttaccttctataacagtattttaatgtttggtttgttaaatgtgatacgctgtgtgtaacgtccattttctctctctctttccatgccgctttccacacagacctagtcccacccccgtcactcaaggagcgcatttgttgttgcttgaccacAAGACACtttcgttcagtctgcatggtcaatgcagcacatgcaacaatgttgatgacaatgatgttgtttccactttgatcttaatataaatccaaatgcgttctataattacaatattagtttgtgtttcttacatctacAAACAGCTAGTTagtattttcttagcaagttaagctaaatcgtgtttgcaactaatgctaatcgctagttagctggctagtcaGAGCAAATGTAACTAGCTAGATCTCACTGCTGCTCCAATAAACTAGAGTCGCTCCATCGAGTTGACACCCTGTCAGCAGCTGTTGGTATTTCATTGGCAGGTTCAACTTTTCCATCTAGAGAACAATGCAGACATGACATTGTGTGACACAGTGATATATACACTCacaggccagtttattaggtacaccaatctagtaccgggtcggaccccACTTTGCCTCAAGAACAGACAGAAGTTTTTGGGGAATGGAAACGTTGCTCAGTTGGTATCAATGGACCAATTGTGTGCCATAAAAACAtttcccacaccattacaccacagcCACCAGCCTGTAGCATTGACACGAGGCAGGATGGGGTCATGGACTCGTACTGCTAATGCCAAATCCTGACTGCCATCAACATGATGCAACGGGAACTGGGATTTGTTggtccaggcaatgtttttccactcctcaattgtccagtgttggtggtTGCGTCCTCGCTGGAGctacttcttgtttttagctgaaatGTTCCAccgggatgttggtccatgctgacgtgATGGCATCATGCAGTTGCTGCTGATTGGATGGCGGTACATTCATTCTGCAAACAGCCCATCCCAtctcatcccaaacatgctctatTGGGTTGAAGTCTGCCCACTGCGCAGGCCACTCAAGTATTCTGAACTCGCTGTCATGTTCCAGACGTTTTTCCACTCTTCAATTGCCCAGTGTTAGTGatcacgtgcccactggagccgcttcttgtttttagctgataggagtggaacccggtgtggtcatctgctgcaatagcccatccgtgacaaggaatggcgagttgtgcattccgagatttcgttctgcacaccactgttgtacttcGCCGTTATTTGTCtatttgtggcccgcctgttagcttgcacgattcttgccattctccttcgacgagctgtttcgcccacaggactgacacagttttatttatttttgtcgcACCATtatcggtaaaccctagacattgTCGTGCGTAAAAAGCCCAGTGGGGcgtccgtttctgagatactcgGTCTGGTGCGCTTGGCatcgacgatcataccacgcttaAAGTCGCTTAGGCCTTTCTAACAGTatctgaatgcctcgatgcctgtcagCTTGCCTTATACAGCAAGCCACGGCCatatgactcactgtctgtaggaacgatgtacctaataaactggcaggTGAGTGTATTTTGAATGGTACCATTGGACATGGTTGGTCGTCATTCTAATGGGCACCGGGGGTTAATGGAAAAGGTTATGGCGTGTGGGAAGTTACACCATTTGTGATTGCTCGCAAGGGACTGTACGGTATGCAGTCTGCTGCTATGAATGCCACGCTTGTGAGCTGAGCGCTATTAGCACACATCGCTCCTGAAACAGAACATTTCAAGGTCACTGACTTGCCATTTTTGCATGTTAACAAGTACACAATAGCAGCAGACTGAGGGAAACTGTCAAACAATTATTTTACGGGTGCATTGGGTTCTGTTGTGACTGATCTGTCTGATTCAAAATTCATTTTATACACTGATGGACTTAGCTAAATGAGTTATGTAAATACCATAATAATGATCTATGCGTGATACTGTATACTGACCTCCATGATATACTAGCCTATATCATAAAATAATTCTAACAGCATAAAGATTCTTATTTTTAACGTACCTCTTTGCAGATGTCCTCTGTGCTCATACTGATTACTGTTCCAATCCGCAGATGGCTTTGACTTGGCCCTGTCTCTCAGGCTGGCTCCTGCTCTAACCCAAGCCAGTTTTACTTTAATGGATTGGTCCAGGTTGACTGTACACAGTCTGAGCAGATCAACATCCTTCAGAGTAAACTGGAAGTCTACCTTAAGGAACCTTTCAGTCTCCAGATGATCTCTGAGCATGTGGGGCTCCAGACTGGTCTCACTGAACACCTCCCATAAGGTCTTGGCCTGGATGATATCACCATCACCGTCATCAATGTCAGCCCTCTGCTGGTGGTCCTCTGAGCATTGCAGGATCCAGCTCAGACGGCAGGGCCAAAGGTTGGCAATCACCACCCAGGCAGCAAGGTCTTTAGCTTTGGAGAGGCCCCCGTAATTCATCGCATCCATGACGATGACTGTCACACCAACAGAGTTTATTATCCTTCTCATATGCACATCGTTTGCCATAAGATAAACATGAGAGGGTTGCATTTGGTATACATGGCGTGTAATGCCTCATTTGTTAGCGCCTTGACTTTCTTGGCCCAGATCTCCCAACGGACGCCTTTTtctagtgtctctgtctcgcttTGACCCTTTCCAATGAACGGCACAAGGTTGTCATCAAGCCTGCCTTTTTCAAATGCAGAGAACTTCCCAGCTCTGTGTTTTCCTCTCTTGATATCTTTCCACCAGTCAGACTAGATGGCTGTCAGTGAAGGTTTTAAAAGCTCTGCATTTGGAGTCAGGGGACATCTCAGGCACTGAGAAAGGCAGGGTGACCACCCTATTTAGAAAGTCATATGCGGCCtctcgagtggcacagcggtctaaggcactgcatctcagtacgaCAGACCcatggttcgatcccaggctgtgtcacaaccggccgtgactgggagtcccatagggtgacgcacaattggcccagcatcgtccgggttagcggagggtttggccggtggggctttacttggctcatcgtgctctagtgactccttgtggcgggctgggtgcctgcaggctgacttcggtagtCAGTTGAACGGGGTTTCTTCCGACACGTTGAtacagctggcttctgggttaagcgggcaggtGTTAAGGAGTGCGGTTTggagggtcatgttttggagggtCATGTTTGGGAAGTATCCCAAAGTCCTCCTGGATGGCCTTGAGGCGGATCACCAACCCAGCCCAGAGTTTATCACCGCCTGCAAATGCCAGGCCCTGAAGCGCACAAAAAtccacctcaccctccctccacACGGGACAGAATAAGATGGAGAGGAGGGCCAAGTAGCTAATCCACGCTGGAGGAGGGCGCTTCAACTTGTGCTTCTGTTCTCTCCACTCTGTTCATGTAAACTGCAAATGTAGAAAGAGTAACATAATTAGATTGTcagaacaaaaaatacaaaataaagtcACGTGAAGTCAACCTAAGTGTTGAAACTTACTCTTGCTCTTTTTCAGTAGAGTTTCAGTGCGGCTGGGGTACTGGGAGAACAGACTTACAGTGGCCGGAGGTGCCACCTTGATAAATGCTCTGGACAGGCCATATgcacagacatcattcaacagGGTACCTTTTTTGTTTAAccggtgtagaggtagagattgCAATCCAATAAAAGCTGATATTAGCTGTATCACTAAACACGTCAGATACATGTACGAACTTTCCACTTAGCTTCTCCGCCCATTTGTCTATCGTGCCAATACTTTCTGTCCATACCGAGGGAATAAAACAGGTTATAACATTCGTACGGTATAAGA comes from Salmo salar chromosome ssa20, Ssal_v3.1, whole genome shotgun sequence and encodes:
- the trappc6bl gene encoding trafficking protein particle complex subunit 6B, like, with amino-acid sequence MADDVLFEFLHMEMVSHIYKDQASRGEMDKDRATCVSTLEGMGFRVGQGLIERFTKDSPSFKDDLDVMKFICKDFWINVFRKQIDNLRTNHQGTYVLQDNKFALLTQFSNGKQYLEEAPKYLAYSCGLVRGALSNLGMDCVVTAEVSLMPSCKFQVVIQKI
- the LOC106580725 gene encoding uncharacterized protein, translated to MDLSERRPNKWWTESDTFAMLALIEQLDLVHELDKKRQRNDSHFRRLRYSLAKRDIHFTVNQIRNRWKSLKHKYRKIKMAGYRSASARLATIESFRYFRMLDRMLARRARVGAPVQGIADGHNMVVLTPSDLEDHTDGDVAQPESVAPWQDSLAPALEGEGDETNAIPIEANVSTPGWALKSDEIMTLGLSGEYLYPVKSEPHSVPSLHDGEGARDPTGCSPEEQTGTCEDTSTLILQQLTILNHQLGEQLAEQRAFHCSMLGMMDRQIEVLEQLSNFSTGRQVKTEPDDSNTPISQQVHNSLVRILRGVEQVQTQGHQPCSCKAYPSQPTSPSWTVSLLEVHKESPSRDGNSTSDTSNPQPSDHGRPEPQGPSPSEQLPTSPQKGVLLNGLSNKCQHN